The following coding sequences lie in one Arachis ipaensis cultivar K30076 chromosome B03, Araip1.1, whole genome shotgun sequence genomic window:
- the LOC107631153 gene encoding UDP-rhamnose/UDP-galactose transporter 6 (The sequence of the model RefSeq protein was modified relative to this genomic sequence to represent the inferred CDS: added 44 bases not found in genome assembly), with amino-acid sequence MSTATKGDRKATLDAASWMFNVVSSVGIIIVNKALMANYGFSFATTLTGLHFITTTLLTSILKGMGYIQSTQLPISDLIKFVLFANFSIVGMNVSLMWNSVGFYQIAKLSMIPVSCLLEVVFDDVRYSRDTKLSICLVLLGVGVCTVTDVSVNMKGLIAAVVAVWSTALQQYYVHFLQRKYSLGSFNLLGHTAPAQAASLLLAGPFVDYWLTNKRVDAFNYGLASTLFIVLSCTIAVGVNLSQFICIGRFTAVTFQVLGHMKTILVLILGFVFFGKEGLNLHVVIGMLIAIVGMIWYGNASSQPGGKERRSHSLPTTTKTQDYSAVPVSSEPDEEA; translated from the exons ATGTCTACAGCAACCAAGGGTGATAGGAAGGCCACCCTTGACGCAGCATCATGGATGTTCAATGTGGTATCATCTGTGGGAATCATCATTGTGAATAAAGCTCTCATGGCtaactatggtttcagttttg CTACGACCTTAACTGGCCTCCATTTTATCACAACCACCTTGCTGACTTCCATTCTTAAGGGGATGGGATATATCCAGAGTACTCAACTTCCAATTTCTGATCTCATCAAGTTTGTGTTATTTGCTAATTTTTCCATTGTCGGAATGAATGTGAGTTTAATGTGGAACTCTGTTGGTTTCTATCAG ATCGCTAAGTTGAGTATGATTCCAGTATCTTGTTTGCTGGAAGTTGTCTTTGACGATGTGCGATATTCAAGGGACACAAAGCTAAGCATTTGTTTGGTACTCCTTGGTGTTGGTGTCTGTACTGTCACTGATGTGAGCGTCAATATGAAGGGCTTAATAGCTGCTGTGGTGGCAGTCTGGAGCACCGCACTTCAGCAGTAT TATGTGCATTTTCTACAGAGGAAGTACTCTCTTGGATCGTTTAATTTGTTGGGCCATACTGCACCGGCACAGGCCGCAAGTTTACTGTTAGCAGGTCCCTTTGTGGACTATTGGTTGACAAACAAACGAGTTGATGCTTTCAACTATGGTCTGGCGTCTACT CTGTTCATCGTTCTGTCTTGCACTATCGCGGTAGGAGTAAACCTTAGTCAGTTCATCTGCATTGGCCGGTTTACTGCCGTAACATTCCAAGTCCTTGGCCATATGAAGACTATTCTAGTTCTTATCTTGGGATTTGTTTTCTTTGGAAAAGAAGGCCTCAATCTACATGTAGTTATAGGCATGCTCATTGCCATAGTTGGAATGATCTGGTACGGCAATG CCTACCACTACCAAAACACAAGATTATAGTGCAGTTCCAGTATCATCTGAACCTGATGAAGAGGCATAG